A stretch of the Lolium perenne isolate Kyuss_39 chromosome 3, Kyuss_2.0, whole genome shotgun sequence genome encodes the following:
- the LOC127340971 gene encoding Bowman-Birk type bran trypsin inhibitor: MEMKRCTAAILLILSLEALVSGRLAGAVADDGVDTIRLPSHGLADEIVTAEAVETVGEKSVADEDPSPPWKCCDLSRCTRSMPPSCSCLDKVKKCAKACKNCEKAIGANGASTRYICRDTYGKVAPPCTNKTVSDDVRRLSSCREETASKKNVADGDEDPSPPWKCCDLPRCTRSIPPTCQCLDKVKKCAKTCKKCEKAVGSNDASSSYYCLDTYSKPGPPCPKTITAGVRRGYYSSHARGLLAAAVHGHGDGKK, from the exons ATGGAGATGAAGAGATGCACGGCCGCCATCCTGCTGATTCTTTCGCTCGAGGCCCTCGTCTCCGGGCGCCTCGCCGGTGCCGTCGCTGACGACGGCGTCGACACCATTCGCCTTCCGAGCCATG GTCTTGCTGATGAAATAGTAACGGCGGAGGCTGTGGAGACGGTTGGCGAGAAGAGCGTCGCCGACGAGGATCCGAGCCCGCCGTGGAAGTGCTGCGACCTGTCTCGGTGCACCAGGTCGATGCCGCCGAGCTGCTCCTGCCTGGACAAAGTGAAGAAGTGCGCTAAAGCCTGCAAGAACTGCGAGAAGGCCATCGGAGCCAACGGCGCTTCTACCCGCTACATCTGCCGCGACACCTACGGCAAGGTCGCCCCACCGTGCACCAACAAGACGGTCTCCGACGACGTCCGCCGCCTCTCCTCCTGCAGGGAGGAGACAGCCAGCAAGAAGAACGTCGCCGACGGCGACGAGGATCCGAGCCCGCCGTGGAAGTGCTGCGACTTGCCTCGGTGCACCAGGTCGATCCCGCCGACCTGCCAGTGCCTGGACAAGGTGAAGAAGTGCGCGAAAACCTGCAAGAAATGCGAGAAGGCCGTCGGGTCCAACGACGCTTCTTCCAGCTACTACTGCCTCGACACATACAGCAAGCCCGGGCCCCCGTGCCCGAAGACCATCACCGCCGGCGTCCGCCGCGGTTACTATAGTAGCCATGCCCGCGGCCTGCTTGCTGCAGCCGTACATGGCCATGGTGATGGAAAAAAATAA